The following DNA comes from Gemmatimonadaceae bacterium.
GAGATGGTGATGCCGGGGGACAACATCCAGATGGAGATCACGCTGATCACGCCGATCGCCATGGATGAGGGGCTGCGGTTCGCCATTCGCGAAGGCGGGCGCACGGTCGGCGCCGGCGTCGTCACCAAGATCATCAAGTAAGTTCGTTAGGCATAGACGTCGGGCAAACTGCGAGCGTGGGTGCAACACATGGCCGGTAGAATTCGGATTCGTCTCAAGGCATTCGATCACGCGGTGATCGATCAGGCGGCGGCGGACATCGTGCGCACGGCGGAGAAAACCGGCGCGCAGGTGTCGGGGCCGATTCCGCTCCCGACCAAGACGCAGCGATGGACCGTGTTGCGGTCGCCGCACGTCGACAAGAAGTCGCGGGAGCAGTTCGAGCTCAAGACGCACAAGCGGGTGATCGACATCCTCGATTCGCGCGCGCAGACGGTGGATGCGCTGACCAAGCTGGATCTGCCGGCGGGCGTGGACGTCGAGATCAAGGTCGAATAGCACTTACTGGGGATTGCGTTAGCCATGATCGGAATCATCGGCAAGAAGCTGGGCATGACCCAGATCTTCAACGAGGCGGGACAGCAGGTGCCGTGCACCGTGATCGAAGCGGAGCCGAATGCGGTCACGCACGTCGTCGACCAAGCCGCCGCCGGCTATGCGTCGGTGCAGCTCGGCTACGGCAAGCAGCGTGTGACGCGCCCGTCCAAGGCCAAGGAGCGGACGCCGCGTGGACGCCGCGCGACCAAGGCGGCGATAGGACATGCGACGCGCGCCGGACTCGACGCCGCGCCGCGGGTGCTGCGTTCGTTCCGGCTGGACGACGGGCCGGGCAGCGCGAAGACGCAGGAGATTCCGACCTACGCGTTAGGCGATGTGATCAAGGTCGACATTTTCGCGCCGGGCGACCGCGTGAAGGTCACCGGGACCACGAAGGGACGCGGATTCCAGGGCGTGGTGAAGCGCCACGGCTTTGGCGGCGGACCGAACACGCACGGCAACACGAAACATCGGCGGCCGGGTTCGATCGGACCGGGCACGGATCCGTCGCGCGTGATCAAGGGCAAGAAGATGCCGGGACACTACGGCGCCGAGCGCCACACGCAGACGCACCTGCGCGTCGAGAAGATCGACGCCGAACGCAATCTCATTTACGTACGCGGCG
Coding sequences within:
- the rplC gene encoding 50S ribosomal protein L3, which produces MIGIIGKKLGMTQIFNEAGQQVPCTVIEAEPNAVTHVVDQAAAGYASVQLGYGKQRVTRPSKAKERTPRGRRATKAAIGHATRAGLDAAPRVLRSFRLDDGPGSAKTQEIPTYALGDVIKVDIFAPGDRVKVTGTTKGRGFQGVVKRHGFGGGPNTHGNTKHRRPGSIGPGTDPSRVIKGKKMPGHYGAERHTQTHLRVEKIDAERNLIYVRGAVAGPRNGIVLVRKQG
- the rpsJ gene encoding 30S ribosomal protein S10, with amino-acid sequence MQHMAGRIRIRLKAFDHAVIDQAAADIVRTAEKTGAQVSGPIPLPTKTQRWTVLRSPHVDKKSREQFELKTHKRVIDILDSRAQTVDALTKLDLPAGVDVEIKVE
- the tuf gene encoding elongation factor Tu (EF-Tu; promotes GTP-dependent binding of aminoacyl-tRNA to the A-site of ribosomes during protein biosynthesis; when the tRNA anticodon matches the mRNA codon, GTP hydrolysis results; the inactive EF-Tu-GDP leaves the ribosome and release of GDP is promoted by elongation factor Ts; many prokaryotes have two copies of the gene encoding EF-Tu), whose product is EMVMPGDNIQMEITLITPIAMDEGLRFAIREGGRTVGAGVVTKIIK